In one Electrophorus electricus isolate fEleEle1 chromosome 21, fEleEle1.pri, whole genome shotgun sequence genomic region, the following are encoded:
- the si:dkey-148a17.6 gene encoding LOW QUALITY PROTEIN: leukotriene B4 receptor 1 (The sequence of the model RefSeq protein was modified relative to this genomic sequence to represent the inferred CDS: inserted 2 bases in 1 codon), with translation MNGTSTAQEAGGAPDARGEVGEAGLAGACVILAVCFVVGTPGNLLVVWTILRHVKQRSHTVLLILHLAVADLLALATLPLWIYSLARSWVFGEVTCKAVVYLVHVCMYASIFLITVMSVERFLAVRYPFVSASWKRKRALSKMLLALWVASFLFSIPLLVTLDGEAADEPCLYRSYKSPMQEAAILLLESLLGFVLPLLVLVVCYGCLFSRVARMVLCSRRRSTTLIAAVVLLFSLCWTPHHISNVLSLVLLTLEKDSPVASSLQAVVNDMVMVAGALAFVSSAVNPVLYAFAARNFRSSLRETGIQKLFRHLSSGTGGNGTKELSFVSKRQSSHTNTSQCCIQESKXQINLLVDICNNADSRDWQCI, from the exons ATGAATGGTACGAGCACTGCTCAGGAGGCTGGTGGGGCGCCAGATGCCAGGGGCGAGGTAGGTGAGGCGGGCCTGGCTGGGGCCTGCGTCATCCTGGCCGTGTGCTTCGTCGTGGGCACCCCGGGAAACCTGCTGGTGGTGTGGACCATCCTGAGGCACGTGAAGCAGCGCTCCCACACCGTGCTGCTCATCCTCCACCTGGCTGTCGCCgacctgctcgcgctggccacGCTGCCCCTGTGGATCTACTCGCTGGCCCGCTCGTGGGTGTTCGGCGAGGTTACCTGCAAAGCCGTGGTGTACCTCGTCCATGTCTGCATGTACGCCAGCATCTTCCTCATCACCGTCATGAGCGTGGAGCGCTTCCTGGCCGTCAGGTACCCGTTCGTCTCGGCCAGCTGGAAGAGAAAGCGTGCACTAAGCAAAATGCTGCTAGCCTTGTGGGTGGCATCCTTCCTCTTCAGCATCCCTCTGCTTGTCACTCTGGACGGGGAGGCGGCTGACGAGCCTTGCCTGTATCGCAGCTACAAGTCCCCCATGCAGGAGGCCGCCATCCTGCTCCTGGAGTCCCTGCTGGGCTTTGTCTTGCCCCTCTTAGTGCTGGTGGTCTGCTATGGCTGCCTGTTCAGCCGCGTCGCCCGCATGGTCCTGTGCTCCAGGCGCAGATCCACGACGCTCATTGCCGCCGTGgtgcttctcttctctctctgctggacgCCGCATCACATCTCCAACGTGCTGTCCCTGGTCCTGCTCACCCTCGAGAAGGACTCCCCGGTGGCTAGCAGCCTCCAGGCCGTTGTTAACGACATGGTCATGGTGGCTGGCGCGCTGGCCTTTGTGAGCAGTGCCGTCAACCCTGTGCTCTATGCATTCGCTGCACGCAACTTCCGCAGCTCGCTACGCGAAACTGGCATCCAGAAGCTGTTCCGACACCTGTCCAGCGGCACAGGGGGCAATGGCACCAAGGAATTGTCGTTTGTGTCCAAGAGGCAAAGCTCTCACACCAACACATCTCAGTGCTGCATACAGGAGTCCAA ACAGATCAATTTGCTAGTGGACATATGCAACAATGCTGACAGCCGTGACTGGCAGTGCATTTGA